The proteins below come from a single Malus sylvestris chromosome 3, drMalSylv7.2, whole genome shotgun sequence genomic window:
- the LOC126614510 gene encoding AT-hook motif nuclear-localized protein 17-like, which yields MADTGAGGAAAISLQQASDDDSMHSPRSVPTLSGGASGGGGGGCSSSGHKNMVSPLGDIIISNSKKPRGRPPGSKNKPKPPIVITKDSGSAMKAVVLEISAGSDVVETIVQYARRRQVGISVLSGSGAVLNVKLRHPAGPHEPSLSLQGPFNLLSLSGSYIDSFPAVIACSSSPSAAAGGGGSAVVPMSGTYSLLACSSFTICLAGAQGHVFGGIVGGKVVAASTVMVVAATFLDPTLQRLPLPVEGGGEYEGEEDTKPCINEKSCHTYGGGGGGRSSGVASPTCQMNTSPPDHYHQVMAWGPPSRTPY from the coding sequence ATGGCAGACACTGGTGCTGGTGGCGCGGCAGCAATTTCTCTTCAACAAGCCTCCGACGATGACTCCATGCACAGCCCCCGGAGCGTCCCCACACTCTCTGGAGGCGCaagtggtggtggaggaggagggTGTTCGTCGTCCGGACACAAGAACATGGTATCACCGTTGGGTGATATtatcatctcaaactcaaaGAAACCGAGAGGGAGACCGCCGGGGTCCAAGAACAAGCCCAAACCCCCGATCGTCATCACCAAGGACTCGGGGTCAGCGATGAAGGCGGTGGTCCTCGAGATCTCCGCCGGGTCCGATGTGGTGGAGACGATTGTACAGTACGCCCGAAGGCGCCAGGTTGGCATCAGTGTGTTGAGCGGTTCAGGGGCGGTGTTGAACGTAAAGCTGAGACACCCAGCCGGGCCCCACGAACCGTCACTGTCTCTTCAGGGTCCATTcaacctcctctctctctccggCTCTTACATAGACTCCTTCCCGGCCGTCATCGCTtgctcttcttctccttccgccgctgctggtggtggtggttcgGCCGTAGTACCGATGTCCGGGACTTATTCTCTTCTGGCTTGTTCGTCGTTCACGATATGTCTTGCGGGGGCGCAAGGGCACGTGTTTGGAGGGATTGTTGGGGGCAAGGTTGTGGCGGCGAGTACTGTGATGGTTGTGGCCGCCACGTTTTTGGATCCGACCCTTCAGAGGTTGCCTTTGCCGGTTGAGGGTGGCGGTGAATATGAAGGTGAGGAGGATACTAAGCCTTgcattaatgaaaaaagttgtCACACTTacggtggcggcggcggcggccgGAGCAGTGGTGTTGCGAGTCCAACGTGCCAGATGAACACTAGCCCTCCTGATCATTATCATCAAGTCATGGCTTGGGGTCCTCCATCTCGCACTCCTTACTGA